The Shewanella sp. KX20019 genome window below encodes:
- the uvrC gene encoding excinuclease ABC subunit UvrC yields the protein MTEAFNSNEFLKTVTSSPGVYRMYDVADIVIYVGKAKDLKKRLSSYFRKNVANVKTQALVSRIANIDVTVTHSETDALILENDYIKQYMPKYNVLLRDDKSYPYILLSNHKHPRLSYHRGPKRDKGQYFGPYPNGGAVRESLHLLQKIFPIRQCDDLYYKARSRPCLQYQIGRCSAPCVDKVSLKDYQEQVTLAALFLKGKDQQVTKALVGKMEQAAGELHYEDAARYRDQITALRRVAEQQEVSHSSGDMDVIGVHFASGVACFHLLFIREGKIFGSRSYYPKVPVDTELSEVLRAFMFQFYLNSDSQRITPKEILVSDAFDEQEQLAGAIKAAQERKVEIKSQVRGERARFLRLAVTNATNAVNTRLSHKNTVEQRFLLLEEAIEVSNKIQRMECFDISHTMGESTVASCVVFNREGPHKADYRRYNINGITPGDDYAAMKQAISRRFDKVVAGAKVPDILFIDGGIGQLRIAQKIVDEKFVSLDHAPTLIGIAKGEGRKPGLETLIYGENEVSFSLPADSGALHLIQHIRDESHRFAITGHRNKRQKTRNTSSLESIEGVGPKRRKALLQHLGGLQEVKGASVAELVKVPGISLEMAQTIHDALRG from the coding sequence ATGACAGAAGCGTTTAATTCCAATGAGTTTTTGAAAACTGTGACCTCATCACCCGGTGTTTACCGAATGTATGATGTTGCAGATATCGTTATCTATGTTGGTAAAGCCAAAGACCTAAAAAAACGGTTATCTTCCTATTTTCGTAAAAATGTAGCCAATGTAAAAACCCAAGCACTGGTCTCTAGAATAGCCAATATCGATGTCACTGTAACCCACAGTGAAACCGATGCTCTGATCCTAGAAAATGATTACATTAAGCAGTACATGCCTAAATACAATGTCCTGCTTAGAGATGACAAGTCCTATCCATATATCTTGTTAAGTAACCACAAGCATCCGAGACTCTCATATCATAGAGGCCCTAAAAGAGATAAAGGCCAATATTTTGGACCTTATCCAAATGGCGGTGCTGTCCGTGAGAGTTTACACCTACTGCAAAAGATATTTCCCATTCGTCAATGTGATGACCTGTATTACAAAGCAAGGTCTCGTCCCTGTTTACAGTATCAAATTGGTCGTTGTAGCGCGCCGTGTGTAGACAAGGTATCGCTTAAAGACTACCAAGAGCAAGTGACATTAGCGGCCCTATTTTTAAAGGGTAAAGACCAGCAGGTCACTAAAGCACTCGTTGGAAAAATGGAGCAAGCTGCTGGTGAGCTCCATTATGAGGATGCCGCACGTTACCGAGATCAGATCACCGCGCTAAGGCGAGTAGCGGAGCAGCAAGAAGTCTCGCACTCTTCAGGTGATATGGATGTGATCGGTGTGCACTTTGCATCAGGAGTCGCTTGTTTTCATCTGTTATTTATTCGAGAAGGCAAAATATTCGGTAGCCGCAGTTATTACCCCAAAGTGCCTGTTGATACAGAGTTGTCTGAAGTACTGCGCGCTTTCATGTTTCAGTTTTACCTTAATTCGGACAGCCAACGTATTACGCCAAAAGAGATCCTGGTTAGTGACGCTTTTGATGAACAAGAACAGCTTGCTGGTGCCATCAAAGCAGCTCAGGAAAGAAAAGTGGAAATAAAATCCCAAGTTCGCGGGGAGAGAGCACGTTTTTTACGTTTAGCAGTAACCAATGCGACTAATGCGGTCAACACCAGGCTTTCTCATAAGAATACCGTAGAACAACGCTTCTTATTACTGGAAGAGGCTATTGAAGTTAGCAATAAAATACAGAGAATGGAATGTTTTGATATCAGCCATACCATGGGGGAAAGCACGGTAGCATCATGCGTTGTGTTTAATAGAGAAGGTCCGCACAAAGCCGATTATCGTCGTTACAATATTAATGGTATCACCCCTGGTGATGATTATGCTGCAATGAAGCAAGCTATTAGTCGTCGTTTCGATAAAGTGGTCGCAGGTGCCAAGGTACCCGATATATTGTTTATTGATGGTGGCATAGGGCAGCTGCGCATCGCCCAAAAAATAGTGGATGAAAAGTTTGTTTCGTTAGATCATGCGCCGACATTGATAGGTATTGCCAAAGGTGAAGGTCGTAAGCCGGGTCTCGAAACATTGATCTATGGTGAGAATGAAGTGTCTTTTTCTTTACCTGCAGATTCAGGTGCTTTGCACTTGATCCAACATATACGAGACGAATCTCACCGTTTTGCTATTACTGGACACCGTAATAAGCGTCAGAAAACCCGCAACACCTCTTCACTTGAATCTATCGAAGGAGTCGGACCTAAACGGCGTAAGGCACTATTGCAACATTTAGGTGGATTACAGGAAGTTAAGGGAGCGAGTGTAGCAGAATTGGTAAAAGTACCGGGTATCAGCTTAGAAATGGCACAAACAATACATGATGCATTGCGAGGGTAG
- the pgsA gene encoding CDP-diacylglycerol--glycerol-3-phosphate 3-phosphatidyltransferase, whose protein sequence is MPFNIPIALTLFRLLLLPVFIVLFYMPDSWALFAAAFVFWLAAVTDALDGYAARKLKQSTRFGAFLDPVADKIMVTTALVLLVAQYDSVWLTLPALFMIGREIVISALREWMAEIGKRGAVAVSWIGKYKTAAQMTAITGLIWQPNDFIIYSAFGLFYVAAVLTFWSMMSYIMAAWGDLTAE, encoded by the coding sequence ATGCCGTTTAACATTCCTATTGCTTTAACACTGTTCAGGTTATTACTGTTACCTGTATTTATCGTTCTTTTTTACATGCCTGACAGCTGGGCTCTTTTTGCCGCTGCTTTTGTCTTCTGGTTAGCAGCGGTGACAGATGCACTCGACGGGTACGCAGCACGAAAATTAAAACAATCAACTCGATTTGGTGCTTTTCTTGACCCCGTAGCAGACAAAATCATGGTGACGACTGCGTTGGTGTTGCTTGTTGCTCAATATGATAGTGTTTGGCTGACCTTACCGGCATTATTTATGATTGGCCGTGAGATCGTTATTTCTGCCTTAAGAGAGTGGATGGCTGAAATCGGTAAACGAGGTGCAGTTGCTGTCTCTTGGATTGGTAAATATAAAACAGCTGCACAGATGACTGCCATAACAGGATTAATTTGGCAGCCAAATGATTTTATTATATATAGTGCATTTGGTTTATTTTACGTTGCAGCTGTTCTGACTTTTTGGTCGATGATGAGCTATATAATGGCTGCTTGGGGTGATTTAACCGCCGAGTAG
- a CDS encoding L,D-transpeptidase family protein produces the protein MQFASVLFCFILAIVSFSAEGNERNISAQRMLSQQLALMFVVEPDPKYELAKQRLSQFLASSDEIASIEHEIVGFWARRHISVRNPDYKSVKDPYVRAMAIEPSLPSYLQLQNRLRHLQWLSLKDPWTPIEIEGLLRPNRDHSAIAEIAMRLWLLGDAAPPLVIPETPNNYNDALVKSVKRFQMRHGLNPDGIIGPETLKWLNVLPSERVSILAINFILRAEFMAQQARSFLVINIPAFEMELFNNGRVELASRVIVGKPYRQTPLLSGSISNVVINPSWRVPKKILYNDLLPQVRKDGNYIEKRAFDVFDRNGNQVVKSAEQWRDLATGPFPFRFVQRPGVNNTLGRYKFYFPNDHSIFLHDTEDQKLFQRSNRALSSGCIRVENVEGLANWIAANLVKDKQTWVDRHVDTQKTQWFALNATLDVHLVYWTAWIDKNNLAQFRNDIYQKQLLTAVSTSTKDQINDL, from the coding sequence ATGCAGTTTGCTAGTGTTTTATTCTGTTTTATTCTTGCTATTGTGAGTTTCTCTGCGGAAGGGAATGAGCGAAACATTAGTGCTCAACGTATGCTATCTCAGCAATTGGCGCTAATGTTCGTGGTAGAGCCTGATCCTAAGTATGAGCTTGCTAAGCAACGCTTATCTCAGTTCCTTGCTTCTAGTGATGAAATTGCCAGTATAGAGCATGAGATTGTTGGGTTTTGGGCCCGCAGGCACATCTCTGTCCGCAACCCTGACTATAAGTCAGTTAAAGACCCATACGTAAGAGCGATGGCAATAGAGCCTAGCTTACCAAGTTACCTACAACTACAGAATCGTTTACGACATCTACAATGGCTCTCGTTGAAAGACCCATGGACTCCTATTGAGATAGAAGGTCTTCTAAGGCCTAATAGGGATCATTCGGCTATAGCAGAGATCGCTATGCGGTTATGGTTACTCGGAGATGCTGCGCCTCCACTCGTGATACCTGAAACGCCAAATAACTATAATGATGCGCTGGTGAAGTCAGTAAAAAGATTCCAGATGAGGCATGGTCTAAATCCTGATGGGATCATTGGACCAGAAACATTGAAATGGTTAAACGTACTTCCCAGTGAAAGAGTTTCAATACTGGCCATTAACTTTATTTTGAGAGCCGAGTTTATGGCACAGCAAGCGCGAAGCTTTCTTGTAATTAACATTCCAGCGTTTGAAATGGAGTTATTTAATAATGGCAGAGTTGAGTTGGCGTCAAGAGTGATAGTCGGCAAGCCTTATCGTCAAACCCCATTACTCAGTGGCTCAATCTCAAACGTAGTGATTAACCCTAGCTGGAGAGTGCCTAAAAAGATTTTATACAATGACCTATTACCACAGGTTAGGAAAGACGGGAACTATATTGAAAAGCGGGCGTTTGATGTTTTTGATCGCAACGGAAATCAAGTCGTTAAATCTGCAGAACAGTGGCGTGATTTAGCGACGGGTCCATTCCCATTTCGGTTCGTTCAACGGCCTGGAGTCAATAATACCTTAGGTAGGTATAAATTCTACTTCCCAAATGACCATAGTATCTTTTTACACGATACTGAAGACCAAAAATTATTTCAGCGTAGCAATAGGGCACTTTCATCGGGTTGCATACGAGTGGAAAATGTTGAGGGATTGGCTAATTGGATCGCAGCAAACTTAGTTAAAGATAAGCAGACATGGGTTGACAGGCATGTAGATACTCAAAAAACCCAGTGGTTTGCTCTTAATGCGACACTCGATGTCCATCTAGTGTATTGGACTGCATGGATTGATAAAAATAACCTCGCTCAATTTAGAAATGATATCTACCAGAAACAACTGCTGACAGCGGTTTCAACTTCTACAAAAGACCAAATCAACGACTTATAG
- a CDS encoding DUF882 domain-containing protein, with product MTVVCSARRQLLLGLGGVAMFSMLPTKAQASRSTKGVRSLGFYNRHTGEREQGSYWIDGDYQSDILTDFSQVLRDHRQNESAPMDKRLFDFAYKLKTSLSFDDEFHIISGYRSPKTNEMLAKRSNGVAKKSYHMKGMALDIAVPGVDLADVRSAAIELKLGGVGYYPNSGFVHIDTGPIRTW from the coding sequence GTGACCGTAGTATGTTCTGCTCGTAGACAGTTATTATTAGGCCTTGGTGGTGTTGCAATGTTTTCAATGCTTCCGACAAAGGCACAGGCAAGCCGTTCAACCAAAGGGGTTCGTAGCTTAGGCTTTTATAACCGCCATACTGGTGAGCGAGAGCAGGGAAGCTACTGGATTGACGGTGATTATCAGAGTGATATTTTGACAGATTTTAGTCAAGTTTTAAGAGATCATCGTCAAAATGAATCTGCCCCCATGGATAAACGGTTATTTGACTTTGCATATAAATTAAAAACTTCTCTGAGTTTTGATGATGAGTTTCATATTATATCGGGCTACCGTTCGCCAAAAACGAACGAAATGTTAGCTAAAAGAAGTAATGGTGTCGCAAAGAAAAGCTACCATATGAAGGGTATGGCATTAGATATAGCCGTCCCTGGTGTCGATCTCGCTGATGTAAGAAGTGCCGCGATTGAACTAAAGTTAGGTGGGGTTGGTTACTACCCTAATTCCGGATTCGTGCATATCGACACGGGACCTATAAGAACTTGGTAA
- the rplY gene encoding 50S ribosomal protein L25, translating to MSYTIAAQIRTEIGKGSSRRLRHANKVPAVIYGPGKEAISIVFDHKDIINIQANDDFYNTDLTIALDGKDVLVRVQDMQRHAYKTLVEHIDFKFA from the coding sequence ATGTCTTATACAATCGCTGCACAAATCCGCACTGAAATAGGGAAAGGTTCGAGCCGCCGCCTACGTCATGCTAACAAAGTTCCTGCTGTTATCTATGGTCCAGGTAAAGAAGCTATCTCTATCGTTTTTGATCATAAAGATATCATCAACATCCAAGCGAACGATGATTTCTACAATACAGACCTAACTATCGCTTTAGATGGTAAAGATGTATTAGTACGTGTTCAAGACATGCAACGTCATGCGTACAAGACTTTAGTTGAACATATTGACTTTAAATTTGCTTAA
- a CDS encoding SpoVR family protein — translation MDKTVKRKPLDDGPDWNFELLQSYLTEIERVANHYRLDTYPNQIEVITAEQMMDAYAGIGMPIGYTHWSFGKRFIETEQGYKRGQMGLAYEIVINSEPCIAYLMEENTITMQALVMAHASFGHNSFFKGNYLFKTWTDASSIIDYLVFARNYISECEELHGIERVESIIDSCHALMSFGVDRYKRPSEISFKEEQMRQKDREAYLQSQVNDLWRTVPETPQEELMAKKQHFPTEPQENILYFIEKNAPLLEPWQREIVRIVRKMGQYFYPQKQTQVMNEGWATFWHYTILNHLYDEGLVTDRFMLEFLQNHTNVVIQPSYNSPHYSGINPYALGFNMFIDIRRICEKPTEEDKEWFPDIAGSDWLTTLHFAMENFKDESFISQYLSPNIIRQFKLFSILDDDNKNHLAVSAIHDEQGYKEIREKLSQQYNLSNLEPNIQVHNVEVSGDRSLTLRYVPNARIPLADTRHEVVKHIHRLWGFDVRIEQGENGEHKVIAACPERKLDNAANI, via the coding sequence ATGGACAAAACAGTAAAAAGAAAACCATTAGATGATGGACCCGATTGGAATTTTGAATTGCTACAAAGCTATTTAACCGAAATAGAACGCGTCGCTAACCATTATCGGTTAGATACATACCCTAATCAAATTGAGGTTATCACTGCTGAACAGATGATGGATGCCTACGCTGGAATAGGCATGCCTATTGGTTACACTCATTGGTCATTCGGTAAACGTTTTATCGAGACCGAGCAAGGTTATAAGCGCGGACAAATGGGGTTAGCTTATGAAATTGTCATTAATTCAGAACCCTGCATCGCCTACCTTATGGAAGAAAATACTATCACCATGCAAGCTTTAGTGATGGCCCATGCCAGTTTCGGACATAATAGCTTTTTTAAAGGCAACTATCTGTTTAAAACATGGACTGATGCAAGTTCGATAATAGATTACTTAGTGTTTGCCCGAAATTATATCAGTGAGTGTGAAGAGTTGCATGGTATTGAAAGAGTTGAAAGTATCATTGACTCATGCCATGCACTAATGAGTTTTGGTGTGGACCGATATAAACGACCAAGTGAGATCTCCTTTAAAGAGGAGCAAATGCGCCAAAAAGATAGAGAAGCCTATCTACAGAGCCAAGTTAACGATCTATGGCGCACGGTGCCAGAAACACCTCAAGAGGAGTTAATGGCTAAAAAACAGCATTTCCCAACAGAACCGCAAGAAAATATATTGTACTTCATTGAAAAAAATGCCCCACTTTTAGAACCGTGGCAAAGAGAAATTGTTCGAATAGTGAGGAAAATGGGCCAATACTTCTACCCACAAAAACAAACCCAAGTGATGAACGAAGGCTGGGCTACATTTTGGCATTACACCATTCTTAACCACCTATATGATGAAGGACTGGTGACAGATAGATTTATGCTGGAGTTTTTACAAAACCATACCAATGTTGTCATCCAACCTAGCTACAATAGCCCACACTATAGTGGCATAAACCCATACGCCCTCGGCTTCAACATGTTTATTGATATTCGTCGCATATGTGAAAAACCTACCGAAGAGGATAAAGAGTGGTTTCCTGATATTGCAGGGAGTGATTGGCTAACAACGTTGCACTTTGCAATGGAAAATTTCAAAGATGAAAGTTTTATTAGTCAATACCTTTCACCCAACATCATTCGTCAGTTCAAGCTATTTTCAATTCTAGATGATGACAATAAAAATCACCTAGCAGTGTCAGCGATTCATGACGAGCAGGGGTACAAGGAGATAAGAGAGAAACTATCGCAGCAATATAACTTGTCTAACCTAGAGCCAAATATACAAGTCCATAATGTAGAAGTATCAGGTGATAGGTCTTTAACATTACGTTATGTTCCAAATGCTAGGATCCCATTAGCTGACACCCGGCATGAGGTCGTCAAACATATCCATCGTTTATGGGGATTTGATGTAAGGATTGAACAAGGTGAAAATGGAGAACATAAGGTGATAGCCGCCTGCCCCGAACGCAAGTTAGACAATGCCGCCAATATTTAA
- a CDS encoding YeaH/YhbH family protein, with the protein MANFIDRRLNAKGKSTVNRQRFLNRYKKQIKKAVSDAVTHRSVTDVDKGEKISIPTRDISEPTFHQGSGGVRERVHPGNDKFSRGDQIERPPAGGGQGAGQGEASDSGEGNDDFVFQISKDEYLELLFEDLELPNLQNNRLNKLVEYQVYRAGFTNDGVPANINIIRSLRSSIARRMAMTSSKKRTLKELQQELTELEDTAGSNAERILALRAEIDDLQCRIKKVPFIDTFDLRYNNYAKREVPSSQAVMFCLMDVSGSMDQATKDMAKRFYILLYLFLTRTYKNLEVVYIRHHTQAKEVDEHEFFYSQETGGTIVSSALKLMHEIQQKRYPATEWNIYAAQASDGDNWADDSPSCHQILEKQLLPVVRYFSYIEITNRAHQTLWREYETLQKTHTNIAVQHIKQAEDIYPVFRELFKKQAV; encoded by the coding sequence ATGGCCAATTTCATAGATCGTAGGCTCAATGCAAAAGGCAAGAGTACAGTTAATCGTCAGCGATTTCTTAATCGCTATAAAAAACAGATAAAAAAAGCGGTGAGTGATGCTGTTACACACCGCAGTGTCACCGATGTCGATAAAGGGGAAAAAATAAGCATTCCCACCCGTGACATTAGCGAACCTACATTTCACCAAGGCAGTGGTGGAGTGAGAGAGCGAGTTCACCCAGGTAACGATAAATTCAGCCGTGGTGATCAAATTGAAAGACCCCCTGCTGGTGGCGGTCAAGGTGCAGGACAAGGTGAAGCCTCTGATTCTGGCGAAGGTAATGATGATTTTGTATTTCAGATCTCAAAAGACGAGTATTTGGAGTTACTGTTTGAAGATTTAGAGTTACCTAACCTGCAAAACAATCGACTTAACAAACTAGTGGAATATCAAGTTTATCGAGCTGGGTTTACCAATGATGGCGTGCCAGCCAATATCAATATCATCCGTTCTTTACGGTCCTCTATTGCACGTCGCATGGCAATGACATCATCCAAGAAACGTACACTTAAGGAACTACAACAAGAGTTGACAGAACTTGAAGACACAGCAGGTTCTAACGCTGAACGCATATTAGCCCTTAGAGCAGAGATAGACGATCTGCAGTGCAGAATAAAGAAAGTGCCATTTATTGACACCTTCGATCTACGTTATAACAATTACGCTAAACGTGAAGTTCCTTCAAGCCAAGCTGTTATGTTCTGCCTTATGGACGTTTCAGGTTCGATGGATCAAGCAACAAAAGACATGGCAAAACGTTTTTATATCTTGCTCTACCTCTTTTTAACTCGCACCTATAAAAACTTGGAAGTTGTTTATATTCGCCACCATACCCAAGCAAAAGAGGTCGATGAACACGAATTTTTCTACTCACAGGAAACTGGTGGAACCATTGTTTCAAGTGCACTTAAATTAATGCATGAGATCCAACAAAAACGTTATCCGGCAACCGAGTGGAATATATATGCAGCACAAGCCTCTGATGGAGACAATTGGGCTGATGATTCACCCTCTTGTCATCAGATCCTCGAAAAACAGTTACTGCCTGTTGTCAGATATTTTAGTTATATCGAAATAACCAACAGAGCGCATCAAACACTATGGCGAGAGTACGAAACATTACAGAAAACACACACCAACATCGCGGTTCAACACATAAAACAAGCCGAAGATATCTATCCCGTGTTTAGAGAGCTATTCAAGAAACAAGCTGTGTGA
- a CDS encoding PrkA family serine protein kinase — MGIFEHYQQRYEKKLDEEYSLEEFLSICKEDRCAFASAAERLLIAIGEPELIDTSKEPILSRLFSNRLIARYPAFKDFYGMEEAIEQIVAYLKHSAQGLEESKQILYLLGPVGGGKSSLAEKLKALMQQVPIYVLTADGVRSPVNDHPFCLFNLDEDGQILKQEYNIPKRYLKSIMSPWAVKRLHEFGGDISKFKVVKVYPSILDQLAIAKTEPGDENNQDISSLVGKVDIRQLEHFAQNDADAYSYSGALCRSNQGMMEFVEMFKAPIKVLHPLLTATQEGNYNGTEGLSALPFAGIILAHSNESEWTTFRNNKTNEAFLDRVYIVKVPYCLRISEEVRIYEKLLTNSELANTPCAPGTLETLAQFSVLSRVVAPENSSIYSKMRVYDGESLKDTDPKAKSYQEYRDYAGVDEGMVGLSTRFSFKILSKVFNFDNTEIAANPVHLFYVLERQIEQEQFPSETAERYLEFLKGYLIPKYVEFIGKEIQTAYLESYSEYGQNIFDRYVTYADFWIQDQEYRDPETGQLFDRAALNAELEKIEKPAGISNPKDFRNEIVNFVLRARANNEGTNPLWTSYEKLRTVIEKKMFSNTEDLLPVISFNGKTSTDDQRKHDDFVNRMMEKGYTQKQVRLLSEWYLRVRKSS; from the coding sequence ATGGGTATTTTCGAGCATTACCAACAGCGCTATGAAAAAAAACTTGATGAAGAGTATTCATTAGAGGAGTTTTTGAGCATATGTAAAGAGGACCGTTGCGCATTTGCATCAGCAGCCGAACGGCTATTAATCGCCATTGGTGAACCAGAGTTAATTGATACCTCAAAAGAGCCTATACTCAGTCGGCTATTCTCAAACCGTTTGATTGCCAGATATCCAGCCTTCAAAGACTTTTATGGCATGGAAGAAGCCATAGAACAAATTGTAGCTTATTTGAAACATTCAGCCCAAGGACTGGAAGAGTCAAAACAGATCCTTTACCTCCTAGGGCCAGTGGGCGGCGGTAAATCCTCATTAGCAGAGAAACTTAAAGCACTAATGCAACAGGTGCCCATTTATGTACTTACTGCTGACGGTGTTCGTAGCCCTGTCAATGACCATCCATTTTGCCTATTTAATCTTGATGAAGATGGTCAGATCCTCAAACAAGAATACAACATTCCAAAACGCTATTTAAAAAGTATTATGTCGCCTTGGGCTGTTAAACGTCTGCATGAGTTTGGCGGTGATATTTCAAAGTTCAAAGTGGTCAAAGTCTACCCTTCAATCTTAGATCAGCTAGCAATTGCAAAAACAGAGCCTGGTGATGAAAACAATCAAGATATCTCATCGCTTGTCGGTAAAGTCGATATTCGACAGTTAGAGCATTTTGCACAAAATGATGCGGATGCCTATTCCTATTCAGGCGCATTATGCCGTTCAAACCAAGGTATGATGGAGTTTGTAGAGATGTTTAAGGCACCGATTAAAGTGCTTCACCCTCTATTGACTGCAACCCAAGAGGGAAATTATAACGGTACAGAGGGGCTTTCAGCTCTGCCCTTTGCAGGTATCATTCTCGCCCACTCTAATGAATCAGAGTGGACAACCTTTAGGAATAATAAAACCAACGAAGCATTTTTAGACCGAGTTTATATCGTAAAAGTCCCCTATTGCTTACGTATATCTGAAGAGGTACGGATTTACGAAAAACTACTCACAAACTCAGAGTTAGCGAATACACCCTGTGCACCAGGTACGTTGGAGACTTTGGCACAATTCAGTGTACTTTCGCGTGTAGTTGCTCCAGAAAACTCCTCTATTTACTCCAAAATGCGGGTCTATGATGGCGAAAGCCTTAAAGATACCGACCCTAAAGCAAAATCCTATCAAGAGTATCGAGACTATGCTGGCGTAGATGAAGGGATGGTTGGCTTATCAACCCGTTTTTCATTCAAAATATTGTCAAAAGTATTTAACTTCGACAATACAGAAATTGCCGCAAATCCAGTGCACCTCTTTTATGTATTGGAGCGGCAAATTGAGCAAGAGCAGTTTCCATCAGAAACTGCTGAGAGATATTTAGAGTTTCTAAAGGGCTACCTTATTCCTAAGTATGTGGAATTTATCGGTAAAGAGATCCAAACGGCTTATCTAGAGTCCTATTCCGAATATGGACAGAACATTTTTGATCGTTATGTCACCTATGCAGATTTTTGGATTCAAGATCAAGAATACAGAGACCCGGAAACAGGGCAACTTTTTGATAGAGCAGCCCTCAACGCTGAACTTGAAAAGATAGAAAAGCCCGCGGGGATCAGTAACCCCAAAGACTTCAGGAACGAGATTGTTAACTTTGTACTTAGAGCAAGAGCCAATAACGAAGGCACTAACCCGTTATGGACTAGCTATGAAAAACTCAGAACCGTTATTGAAAAGAAGATGTTCTCTAACACTGAAGATCTGCTTCCCGTAATCTCCTTTAATGGTAAAACATCTACCGATGATCAACGAAAGCATGATGACTTTGTTAACCGTATGATGGAAAAAGGCTATACGCAAAAACAAGTTAGATTGCTATCAGAATGGTATCTGAGAGTCAGAAAATCTTCTTAA
- the dsbB gene encoding disulfide bond formation protein DsbB, with translation MNALTRFAQSRAAWLTLTATAVLLELAALFFQYVMKLDPCVMCIYQRLAIFGILFAAVVGLAGYQSRIARLAALGIWGVSAVWGLKLALELVDMQTNPSPFATCSFLPEFPTWMPLHEWFPSVFMPTGMCSDIPWEMMGITMGQWMIVAFSTYLVALLVFFVPALRLKK, from the coding sequence TTGAATGCATTAACCCGTTTTGCCCAATCACGAGCCGCTTGGCTGACCCTTACTGCTACCGCAGTCTTATTAGAGTTAGCAGCACTGTTTTTTCAATATGTTATGAAACTCGACCCCTGCGTTATGTGCATTTATCAAAGGCTAGCTATCTTTGGTATTTTGTTTGCTGCGGTTGTAGGTTTAGCTGGTTACCAATCTCGTATTGCTAGATTGGCAGCGTTGGGCATATGGGGAGTAAGCGCCGTTTGGGGGCTAAAACTAGCACTAGAACTCGTGGATATGCAAACCAACCCATCTCCATTTGCAACCTGTTCATTTCTTCCGGAGTTTCCAACTTGGATGCCACTGCATGAATGGTTTCCATCAGTGTTTATGCCAACAGGAATGTGTTCAGATATACCTTGGGAGATGATGGGTATAACGATGGGTCAGTGGATGATCGTGGCGTTTTCAACTTATCTTGTTGCCTTGCTAGTCTTTTTTGTACCCGCTTTAAGGTTGAAGAAGTAG